The following are from one region of the Streptomyces tuirus genome:
- the hpnD gene encoding presqualene diphosphate synthase HpnD: MIRTVESEPHASPPVLAAYSYCEAVTGRQARNFAYGIRLLPTPQRRAMSALYAFSRRVDDIGDGALADDVKTARLEETRALLTRIREDEVGEDDTDPVAVALSHAGGHFPIPLVGLDELIDGVLMDVRGETYETWDDLKVYCRCVAGAIGRLSLGVFGTEPGARGVDRAPEYADTLGLALQLTNILRDVREDAVGGRTYLPADDLAKFGCSAGFSGPRPPEGSDFAGLVHFEVRRARALFAEGYRLLPMLDRRSGACVAAMAGIYRRLLDRIERDPDAVLRGRVSLPGREKAYVAVRGLSGLDARHVTRRTVRRRA, encoded by the coding sequence GTGATCCGGACCGTGGAGTCGGAACCACACGCGTCCCCACCGGTACTCGCCGCCTACAGCTACTGCGAGGCCGTCACCGGGCGGCAGGCCCGTAACTTCGCCTACGGCATCCGGCTGCTGCCGACGCCGCAGCGCCGCGCGATGTCGGCGCTGTACGCGTTCTCGCGGCGGGTCGACGACATCGGGGACGGCGCGCTCGCCGACGACGTCAAGACGGCCAGGCTGGAGGAGACCCGGGCGCTGCTCACCCGGATCCGCGAGGACGAGGTCGGGGAGGACGACACCGACCCGGTCGCGGTCGCCCTCTCGCACGCGGGCGGGCACTTCCCGATCCCGCTCGTCGGCCTGGACGAGCTCATCGACGGCGTCCTGATGGACGTCCGCGGCGAGACCTATGAGACCTGGGACGACCTGAAGGTCTACTGCCGTTGCGTCGCGGGCGCCATCGGACGTCTCTCGCTCGGCGTGTTCGGCACGGAACCGGGGGCGCGTGGCGTTGATCGCGCGCCGGAGTATGCCGACACGCTCGGGCTCGCACTCCAGCTCACCAACATCCTCAGAGACGTCCGCGAGGACGCCGTGGGCGGGCGGACCTATCTGCCCGCCGACGATCTCGCCAAGTTCGGCTGCTCGGCCGGCTTCAGCGGCCCGCGGCCGCCGGAGGGCTCCGATTTCGCGGGCCTCGTGCACTTCGAAGTGCGGCGGGCCCGCGCCCTGTTCGCCGAGGGCTACCGGCTGCTCCCCATGCTCGACCGGCGCAGCGGCGCCTGTGTCGCCGCCATGGCCGGCATCTACCGCCGCCTCCTCGACCGCATCGAGCGCGACCCGGACGCCGTGCTGCGCGGCCGGGTCTCCCTGCCCGGGCGGGAGAAGGCCTACGTCGCCGTGCGCGGCCTGTCGGGTCTCGACGCCCGGCACGTGACCCGGCGGACCGTCAGGAGGCGTGCGTGA
- a CDS encoding ABC transporter ATP-binding protein, translating to MAEQQQDARIPTVVADDLHIVYRVNGAKTGKGSATAALSRIVKRGEERGVRKVHAVRGVSFVAYRGEAIGLIGSNGSGKSTLLRAIAGLLPAEQGKVYTDGQPSLLGVNAALMNDLTGERNVILGGLAMGMSREEIKERYQDIVDFSGINEKGDFITLPMRTYSSGMAARLRFSIAAAKDHDVLMIDEALATGDRKFQKRSEERIRELRKEAGTVFLVSHNNKSIRDTCDRVLWLERGELRMDGPTDEVLKEYEKFTGK from the coding sequence GTGGCTGAGCAGCAACAGGACGCACGCATCCCCACCGTCGTCGCGGACGACCTCCACATCGTCTACCGCGTCAACGGCGCCAAGACCGGCAAGGGCAGTGCCACCGCCGCCCTCAGCCGCATCGTCAAGCGTGGCGAGGAGCGGGGCGTACGCAAGGTGCACGCCGTGCGCGGTGTCTCCTTCGTGGCGTACCGCGGTGAGGCCATCGGTCTGATCGGCTCCAACGGCTCCGGCAAATCGACCCTGCTGCGGGCCATCGCCGGCCTGCTCCCCGCCGAGCAGGGCAAGGTCTACACCGACGGCCAGCCTTCGCTGCTCGGTGTCAACGCGGCCCTGATGAACGACCTCACCGGCGAACGGAACGTCATATTGGGCGGCCTCGCCATGGGCATGTCCCGCGAGGAGATCAAGGAGCGCTACCAGGACATCGTCGACTTCTCCGGCATCAACGAGAAGGGCGACTTCATCACCCTGCCCATGCGCACGTACTCCTCCGGCATGGCGGCCCGGCTCCGCTTCTCCATCGCGGCGGCCAAGGACCACGACGTCCTGATGATCGACGAGGCGCTCGCGACGGGCGACCGCAAGTTCCAGAAGCGCTCCGAGGAACGCATCCGGGAGCTGCGCAAGGAAGCCGGCACGGTGTTCCTGGTCAGCCACAACAACAAGTCCATCCGCGACACCTGCGACCGCGTCCTGTGGCTGGAGCGCGGCGAGCTGCGCATGGACGGCCCCACCGACGAGGTGCTCAAGGAGTACGAGAAGTTCACGGGCAAGTAG
- a CDS encoding DUF6380 family protein, translated as MRDTEAAVGTKRRATLRRGAASLTETAGRAPFEQHASALGEGAR; from the coding sequence GTGAGGGACACAGAGGCCGCCGTCGGCACAAAGCGGCGGGCAACCCTCCGGCGCGGGGCCGCGTCCCTGACGGAGACGGCCGGTCGTGCACCGTTCGAACAGCACGCCTCGGCCCTGGGGGAGGGGGCGCGATGA
- the hpnC gene encoding squalene synthase HpnC: MTGTGTARPVDAERGTLDKAAGENFPVAPFFLPRAWRTDLMAVYGFARLVDDIGDGDLAPGGADARLLGVSPRAADDRLVLLDAFEADLRRVFDATPRHPLLRRLQPTVRRCSLTPEPFLGLIAANRQDQLVGRYETYDDLLAYCELSANPVGRLVLAVTGTSTPERIRRSDMICTALQIVEHLQDVAEDLGRDRVYLPAADMKRFHVEEADLATNRAGASVRALIAYEAQRARDLLNEGAPLVGSVHGRLKLLLAGFVAGGRAAVHAIAAAEYDVLPGPPKPGKLRLLREVGVTLRGEG; this comes from the coding sequence GTGACGGGAACCGGCACGGCGCGCCCCGTCGATGCGGAGCGCGGCACGCTCGACAAGGCCGCCGGCGAGAACTTCCCGGTGGCCCCCTTCTTCCTGCCCCGGGCCTGGCGCACCGACCTCATGGCCGTCTACGGCTTCGCCCGCCTGGTCGACGACATCGGCGACGGCGACCTCGCCCCCGGCGGCGCCGACGCCCGCCTGCTCGGCGTCTCCCCGCGCGCAGCCGACGACCGCCTGGTCCTGCTGGACGCCTTCGAGGCCGACCTGCGCCGCGTCTTCGACGCGACCCCGCGCCATCCCCTGCTGCGCCGCCTCCAGCCGACCGTGCGCCGCTGCTCGCTGACCCCCGAGCCGTTCCTCGGCCTGATCGCCGCCAACCGCCAGGACCAGCTGGTCGGCCGCTACGAGACGTACGACGACCTGCTCGCCTACTGCGAGCTCTCGGCCAACCCCGTCGGCCGCCTGGTCCTCGCCGTCACCGGTACCTCGACGCCCGAGCGGATCCGCCGCTCCGACATGATCTGCACGGCCCTCCAGATCGTCGAGCACCTGCAGGACGTCGCCGAGGACCTCGGCCGCGACCGCGTCTATCTGCCCGCCGCCGACATGAAACGCTTCCACGTCGAGGAAGCGGATCTCGCCACGAACCGCGCCGGAGCGTCCGTCCGTGCGCTGATCGCGTACGAAGCGCAAAGGGCCCGGGATCTGCTGAATGAAGGCGCCCCCCTGGTGGGTAGCGTCCACGGCAGGCTGAAACTGCTGCTCGCGGGCTTCGTGGCGGGGGGAAGGGCGGCTGTCCACGCGATCGCCGCCGCCGAGTACGACGTACTTCCCGGCCCGCCCAAGCCCGGCAAGCTCCGGTTGCTGCGTGAGGTGGGCGTGACTCTGCGAGGAGAGGGGTGA